The Streptomyces sp. NBC_01244 genome contains a region encoding:
- the mreD gene encoding rod shape-determining protein MreD produces the protein MRFNRILLSGTLVVVALVVQVSILGRLQLPGAVPDLVLLTVVALALVYGCVSGALIGFAAGLLTDLAPPADHAAGRYALVLCLIGYVAGLVRPDTGRFRSAWGPMLTVVGAAFASTLLYASVGALVGDTAARHVGLTGLLFTAVLYDLLLAPFTVPFIMALARRAENDPMAVEANGGPPAGKDIASGWLAGGTGLRIGSQRGGLRMKTARSRANRAGRIKGVKGIKGVKSVKKL, from the coding sequence ATGCGTTTCAACCGGATCCTGCTCTCGGGCACGCTCGTCGTGGTCGCCCTCGTCGTCCAGGTCTCCATCCTGGGCCGCCTCCAACTCCCCGGAGCCGTCCCCGACCTGGTCCTCCTCACGGTCGTCGCCCTCGCCCTGGTGTACGGGTGCGTCAGCGGCGCCCTCATCGGCTTCGCCGCCGGCCTCCTCACCGACCTGGCCCCGCCCGCCGACCACGCCGCCGGCCGCTACGCGCTCGTGCTGTGCCTCATCGGCTACGTCGCCGGCCTGGTCCGCCCCGACACCGGGCGGTTCCGCTCCGCCTGGGGCCCGATGCTCACCGTCGTCGGCGCCGCCTTCGCCTCCACCCTGCTCTACGCGAGCGTCGGGGCCCTGGTCGGCGACACCGCCGCCCGCCACGTGGGGCTGACCGGACTGCTGTTCACCGCGGTCCTCTACGACCTGCTGCTCGCCCCCTTCACCGTGCCGTTCATCATGGCCCTGGCCCGCCGCGCGGAGAACGACCCGATGGCCGTCGAGGCCAACGGCGGCCCGCCCGCGGGCAAGGACATCGCCTCCGGCTGGCTGGCCGGCGGCACCGGGCTGCGGATCGGCAGCCAGCGCGGCGGCCTGCGGATGAAGACGGCCCGCAGCCGGGCCAACCGGGCCGGCCGGATAAAGGGCGTCAAGGGAATCAAGGGTGTGAAGAGCGTCAAGAAGCTGTGA
- the mreC gene encoding rod shape-determining protein MreC, which translates to MRDTRESRLLLVLLIAIAFALITVDIRTGEESPVDGARQAAAAVFGPVEKGVAKGVDPVANAIGAVRDSGERHNRIATLERENAALKAKLGSDDQTRSRIRELDEMLKRAGAGQYGIKGAEVIAIGAAQGFSWTVTIDAGSKDGIERDMTVLNGDGLVGRVATVGPDTATVVLANDPDFTVGTRLEKTGELGFATGQGDRELSVQMLNGKAKINTGDRLVTFGSRGNKPFVPGVPIGEVIKVDPSRGDLTRTIWVRPFVGFSRLDIVGVVVMPPREDPRDAVLPPKPEAPKPTPTVTVTVTPSPGASASGKPAED; encoded by the coding sequence GTGAGGGACACACGAGAGAGCCGGCTGCTCCTGGTGCTTCTGATCGCCATCGCGTTCGCTTTGATCACGGTGGACATCAGGACGGGTGAGGAGTCTCCGGTCGACGGTGCCCGACAGGCCGCCGCAGCGGTCTTCGGACCGGTCGAGAAGGGCGTGGCGAAGGGGGTCGACCCGGTCGCCAACGCCATAGGGGCGGTACGGGACTCCGGCGAGCGGCACAACCGCATCGCGACGCTGGAGCGCGAGAACGCGGCGCTCAAGGCCAAGCTCGGCAGCGACGACCAGACCCGCAGCCGGATCCGCGAGCTCGACGAGATGCTCAAGCGGGCGGGCGCGGGCCAGTACGGCATCAAGGGTGCCGAGGTCATCGCCATAGGAGCGGCCCAGGGCTTCTCCTGGACCGTCACCATCGACGCGGGCAGCAAGGACGGCATCGAGCGCGACATGACCGTCCTCAACGGGGACGGCCTCGTCGGCCGCGTCGCCACCGTCGGCCCCGACACCGCCACCGTGGTCCTCGCCAACGATCCCGACTTCACCGTCGGCACGCGCCTGGAGAAGACCGGCGAACTCGGCTTCGCCACCGGCCAGGGCGACCGGGAGCTCTCCGTGCAGATGCTCAACGGCAAGGCCAAGATCAACACAGGCGACCGGCTCGTCACCTTCGGCTCGCGCGGCAACAAGCCCTTCGTGCCCGGCGTCCCGATCGGCGAGGTGATCAAGGTCGACCCCTCGCGCGGCGACCTGACCCGCACCATCTGGGTCCGCCCCTTCGTCGGCTTCTCCCGCCTGGACATCGTCGGCGTCGTGGTCATGCCCCCGCGCGAGGACCCGCGCGACGCCGTCCTGCCGCCCAAGCCCGAGGCGCCCAAGCCCACCCCGACGGTCACCGTCACGGTCACCCCGTCGCCCGGCGCGTCCGCGTCCGGCAAGCCGGCCGAGGACTAG
- a CDS encoding rod shape-determining protein: MSFIGRDMAIDLGTANTLVYVRGRGIVLNEPSVVAINTNTGGILAVGSEAKKMIGRTPGNIVAVRPLKDGVIADFEITERMLRYFILKIHKRRYLARPRVVVCVPSGITGVERRAVIEASTQAGARQVHIIEEPMAAAIGAGLPVHEATGNMVVDIGGGTTEVAVISLGGIVTAQSIRVAGDELDNAIIQHIKKEYSLLLGERTAEQIKITIGSAYDLDKDEHTEIRGRDLVSGLPKTVVISAAEVRKAIEEPVNAIVDAVKTTLDKCPPELSGDIMDRGIVLTGGGALLRGLDERLRRETGMPIHIAEDPLDSVALGSGKCVEEFEALQQVLDAQPRR; encoded by the coding sequence ATGTCGTTCATCGGCCGTGACATGGCGATCGACCTCGGGACCGCCAACACGCTGGTGTACGTGAGGGGCCGGGGAATCGTCCTGAACGAGCCGTCCGTGGTCGCCATCAACACGAACACCGGTGGCATCCTGGCGGTCGGCTCCGAAGCCAAGAAGATGATCGGGCGCACGCCCGGCAACATCGTCGCCGTGCGGCCCCTCAAGGACGGCGTCATCGCCGACTTCGAGATCACCGAGCGGATGCTCCGGTACTTCATCCTCAAGATCCACAAGCGCCGTTACCTGGCCCGCCCGCGCGTCGTGGTCTGCGTACCCTCCGGCATCACGGGAGTGGAGCGCCGCGCCGTCATCGAGGCGTCCACGCAGGCCGGTGCCCGTCAGGTGCACATCATCGAAGAGCCGATGGCCGCCGCCATCGGAGCGGGCCTGCCCGTCCACGAGGCCACCGGCAACATGGTCGTGGACATCGGCGGCGGCACCACCGAGGTGGCCGTCATCTCCCTCGGCGGAATCGTCACGGCACAGTCCATCCGAGTGGCCGGCGACGAGCTCGACAACGCGATCATCCAGCACATCAAGAAGGAGTACTCGCTCCTCCTCGGTGAGCGCACCGCCGAGCAGATCAAGATCACCATCGGGTCGGCCTACGACCTCGACAAGGACGAGCACACCGAGATCCGCGGACGCGACCTGGTCTCGGGCCTGCCCAAGACCGTCGTGATCTCGGCCGCCGAGGTCCGCAAGGCGATCGAGGAGCCGGTCAACGCCATCGTCGACGCCGTCAAGACCACCCTCGACAAGTGCCCGCCGGAGCTCTCCGGCGACATCATGGACCGCGGCATCGTCCTGACCGGAGGCGGCGCCCTGCTCCGCGGCCTCGACGAGCGGCTGCGCCGCGAGACGGGCATGCCGATCCACATCGCCGAGGACCCGCTCGACTCCGTCGCGCTCGGATCCGGCAAGTGCGTAGAGGAGTTCGAGGCGCTCCAGCAGGTGCTGGACGCCCAGCCGAGGCGCTGA
- the ndk gene encoding nucleoside-diphosphate kinase has protein sequence MTQRTLVLLKPDAVRRGLIGEIVGRIERKAGWTIPALELRTLDQETLEAHYGEHKGKVFYEPLMGFMASGPVVALVVEGERVIEGVRQLAGPTDPIAAAPGSIRGDFGTVTRENLIHASDSEESAERELKLFFPAL, from the coding sequence ATGACCCAGCGCACGCTCGTCCTCCTCAAGCCCGACGCCGTCCGTCGAGGCCTGATCGGCGAGATCGTCGGCCGCATCGAGCGGAAGGCCGGCTGGACCATTCCCGCGCTGGAGCTGCGCACGCTGGACCAGGAGACCCTGGAAGCGCACTACGGCGAGCACAAGGGCAAGGTGTTCTACGAGCCCCTCATGGGCTTCATGGCCAGCGGCCCGGTCGTGGCCCTGGTCGTCGAAGGGGAGCGCGTGATCGAGGGTGTCCGCCAGTTGGCCGGACCCACTGACCCGATTGCCGCCGCGCCCGGCTCCATCCGGGGTGACTTCGGTACCGTCACCCGGGAGAACCTGATCCACGCCTCGGACTCCGAGGAGTCCGCGGAGCGGGAGCTGAAGCTGTTCTTCCCGGCGCTGTGA
- a CDS encoding DUF4233 domain-containing protein, translated as MRALCASTLIAEFFVIGFAGLVAMKGDLGQATVWTVCGIAMLVSVLLCGMLSRPGAVQIGWALQIGLVLSGLVVPMMFILGVVFAGLWWCSIHYGRRIDEIKARWAAQAEAQTAAPTEA; from the coding sequence ATGCGCGCGCTGTGTGCTTCGACGCTGATCGCCGAGTTCTTCGTGATCGGCTTCGCCGGGCTGGTCGCGATGAAGGGGGACCTGGGCCAGGCCACGGTCTGGACGGTCTGCGGGATCGCGATGCTGGTGTCGGTCCTGCTGTGCGGGATGCTCTCGCGCCCCGGGGCCGTCCAGATCGGCTGGGCCCTGCAGATCGGGCTCGTGCTCAGCGGCCTGGTCGTGCCGATGATGTTCATCCTGGGCGTGGTGTTCGCCGGTCTGTGGTGGTGCTCGATCCACTACGGCCGCCGCATCGACGAGATCAAGGCCCGCTGGGCCGCCCAGGCGGAGGCCCAGACCGCCGCCCCCACCGAGGCGTAG
- the folC gene encoding bifunctional tetrahydrofolate synthase/dihydrofolate synthase, translating into MSEQQPESHDDSFDAFDKIVAEESDRDPDLAVIEAGSRTLRTQAGPPQGDPVPEEPADPEVAKALREVEQELAGRWGETKLEPSVTRISALMDVLGEPQRAYPSIHVTGTNGKTSTSRMIEALLNAFELRTGRYTSPHVQSITERISLDGAPITAERFIEAYEDIKPYVDMVDAAEEIRLSFFEVLTGMAYAAFADAPVDAAVVEVGMGGTWDATNVIDGAVAVVTPISLDHTDRLGSTTGEIAQEKGGIIKQGATVILAQQPVDAAQVLLKKAVEVDATVARAGMEFGVVTREVAVGGQQLTLRGLGGEYDGIFLPLYGAHMAHNAAVALAAVEAFFGIGADHARALDVETVRKAFASVTSPGRMEVVRRSPTVVLDAAHNPAGAQVTAEAVTEAFGFSRLVGVVGASEGKDARGVFEAFEPIFAEVVITENSSHRAISADELAAIAVEVFGADRVQVEPRLDDAIEAAITLAEEEAEYGGAGVLVTGSVITVGEARMLLKRG; encoded by the coding sequence GTGAGTGAGCAGCAGCCCGAGAGCCACGATGACAGCTTCGACGCCTTCGACAAGATCGTGGCGGAAGAGTCCGACCGCGACCCCGACCTGGCGGTGATCGAGGCGGGCAGCCGCACCCTGCGCACGCAGGCCGGTCCGCCCCAGGGCGACCCGGTACCCGAAGAGCCCGCCGACCCCGAGGTGGCCAAGGCGCTGCGGGAGGTGGAGCAGGAACTGGCCGGCCGCTGGGGCGAGACCAAGCTGGAGCCGTCCGTCACGCGCATCTCCGCGCTGATGGACGTCCTGGGCGAGCCGCAGCGCGCGTACCCCTCCATCCACGTCACCGGCACCAACGGCAAGACGAGCACCTCGCGCATGATCGAGGCGCTGCTGAACGCCTTCGAGCTGCGCACCGGCCGCTACACCAGCCCGCACGTGCAGTCGATCACCGAGCGGATCAGCCTGGATGGGGCCCCGATCACCGCCGAGCGGTTCATCGAGGCCTACGAGGACATCAAGCCCTACGTGGACATGGTGGACGCGGCCGAGGAGATCCGGCTGTCGTTCTTCGAGGTCCTCACCGGCATGGCCTACGCGGCCTTCGCGGACGCGCCCGTGGACGCGGCCGTGGTCGAGGTGGGCATGGGCGGCACCTGGGACGCCACCAACGTCATCGACGGTGCGGTCGCCGTGGTCACCCCGATCAGCCTGGACCACACGGACCGGCTCGGCTCCACCACCGGCGAGATCGCGCAGGAGAAGGGCGGCATCATCAAGCAGGGCGCCACCGTGATCCTGGCGCAGCAGCCGGTGGACGCGGCGCAGGTGCTGCTGAAGAAGGCCGTGGAGGTCGACGCGACCGTGGCCCGCGCGGGCATGGAGTTCGGCGTCGTCACCCGCGAGGTCGCGGTGGGCGGGCAGCAGCTGACGCTGCGCGGGCTGGGCGGCGAGTACGACGGCATCTTCCTGCCGCTGTACGGCGCCCACATGGCGCACAACGCGGCGGTGGCTCTGGCGGCGGTCGAGGCCTTCTTCGGGATCGGCGCCGACCACGCGCGGGCCCTGGACGTGGAGACCGTACGGAAGGCCTTCGCCTCGGTGACCTCGCCCGGCCGCATGGAGGTCGTGCGGCGCAGCCCGACGGTGGTCCTGGACGCGGCACACAACCCGGCCGGGGCGCAGGTCACGGCGGAGGCGGTGACCGAGGCCTTCGGCTTCAGCCGGCTGGTCGGGGTCGTGGGCGCGAGCGAGGGCAAGGACGCGCGCGGGGTCTTCGAGGCCTTCGAGCCGATCTTCGCCGAGGTCGTGATCACGGAGAACTCCAGCCACCGGGCGATCTCCGCCGACGAACTGGCGGCCATCGCGGTCGAGGTCTTCGGCGCGGACCGGGTGCAGGTGGAGCCGCGGCTGGACGACGCCATCGAGGCGGCGATCACGCTGGCGGAGGAAGAGGCGGAGTACGGAGGGGCCGGGGTCCTGGTGACCGGGTCCGTGATCACGGTGGGCGAGGCCCGCATGCTGCTGAAGAGGGGCTGA
- a CDS encoding rod shape-determining protein: MPQARTEKSGPNKTASSRDIGIDLGTANTLVYARGHGIVLNEPSVVAVRAGTTTALAVGTEAKETIGRTPGSITAIRPLKDGVICDYEAAEEMIRHFVRKAVPGRRVRTRMVVCVPSGVTQVERRAIIHASTRAGARTVHLIEEPMAAAIGAGLPVSEPRGSMVVDIGGGTSEVAVISLGGIVTSQSLRVAGDRMDAAITEWVRKEHSLLIGDRTAEDVKIAIGSAWPVPDRPELESATFTVRGREKVGGMPQTLRLDARDIRAALDEPVEAIISAVRTTLEECPPELSGDVMEHGIVLTGGGALLPGLDLRMASSTGIPVFVADDPLDCVALGSGRCVEDMDTLGSLLAPARG, from the coding sequence ATGCCGCAGGCGCGCACTGAAAAGTCGGGGCCCAACAAGACAGCTTCCAGCCGCGACATAGGGATAGACCTGGGAACCGCCAACACCCTCGTCTACGCACGGGGGCACGGCATCGTCCTCAATGAGCCGTCCGTGGTGGCCGTCAGGGCGGGCACCACCACCGCGCTGGCCGTGGGGACCGAGGCCAAGGAGACCATCGGCCGCACCCCCGGATCCATCACCGCGATCCGCCCCCTCAAGGACGGTGTGATCTGCGACTACGAGGCCGCCGAGGAGATGATCCGGCACTTCGTCCGCAAGGCCGTCCCCGGACGGCGGGTCCGTACCCGGATGGTGGTCTGCGTACCGTCCGGGGTCACCCAGGTGGAACGGCGGGCCATCATCCACGCCTCCACCCGGGCCGGCGCCAGGACCGTGCACCTGATCGAGGAGCCGATGGCCGCGGCGATCGGCGCCGGGCTCCCGGTCTCCGAGCCGCGCGGCTCGATGGTCGTCGACATCGGCGGCGGCACCTCCGAGGTCGCGGTCATCTCGCTGGGCGGCATCGTCACCTCGCAGTCGCTCCGGGTCGCCGGCGACCGGATGGACGCGGCGATCACCGAATGGGTCCGCAAGGAGCACTCCCTGCTCATCGGCGACCGCACCGCCGAGGACGTCAAGATCGCCATCGGCTCGGCGTGGCCGGTACCGGACCGGCCGGAGCTGGAGAGCGCCACCTTCACGGTGCGGGGCCGGGAGAAGGTCGGCGGCATGCCCCAGACGCTCCGGCTCGACGCGCGCGACATCCGGGCCGCCCTCGACGAGCCGGTCGAGGCGATCATCTCGGCGGTCCGCACCACCCTGGAGGAGTGCCCGCCCGAACTGTCCGGCGACGTCATGGAACACGGCATCGTCCTGACCGGCGGCGGCGCGCTGCTGCCCGGACTGGACCTGAGGATGGCCTCCTCGACGGGCATCCCGGTCTTCGTCGCGGACGACCCGCTGGACTGCGTGGCGCTGGGGTCGGGCCGCTGCGTCGAGGACATGGACACCCTCGGCAGCCTGCTGGCACCGGCGAGGGGCTAG
- a CDS encoding sensor histidine kinase yields MHVTPAPSAPHRLLAFGRRLAQGWAGSPRAMDLLAALMCLGLMALDLPGLAAADNSLSGPRAAVVLALGCSTLLVRRRLPWVSYLAALLFIGWLHELTLIQFALYSVGRFRGRRAGVLATLGYLAFAVCLFWCVPGWPMARAETLSSFLSLVVPIGVLASAVGIAAYRHDLVRELDTRRAESAVLQAVQQERTSVARDVHDFVGRELTLLTVRSEVLSMRSRETAYAKDFEELADTARRAHLVLNEIIVQRGERAATPGVEGLEALAEESGRAGSPVRLALDPDVHALSPLRQAAVYRVVQECLTNAAKHARGETIEVSIAADGPQLRIAVRNGLAQRNPTRAPVSAGSGTASMCERVRSLGGTLTATRTQDAYEVLATLPKG; encoded by the coding sequence ATGCACGTCACGCCCGCCCCCTCGGCGCCCCACCGGCTCCTGGCCTTCGGCCGCCGGCTGGCGCAGGGCTGGGCCGGTTCGCCGCGCGCGATGGACCTGCTCGCGGCCCTCATGTGCCTGGGCCTGATGGCGCTCGACCTGCCGGGCCTGGCGGCCGCCGACAACTCCCTGAGCGGGCCCCGGGCGGCGGTCGTCCTGGCGCTCGGCTGCTCCACGCTGCTGGTGCGGCGCCGGCTGCCCTGGGTCTCGTACCTCGCCGCGCTGCTGTTCATCGGCTGGCTGCACGAGCTGACCCTGATCCAGTTCGCGCTGTACTCGGTGGGCCGCTTCCGCGGGCGCCGGGCCGGCGTCCTCGCCACCCTCGGCTACCTCGCCTTCGCGGTGTGCCTGTTCTGGTGCGTGCCGGGCTGGCCGATGGCCCGGGCCGAGACCCTCAGCTCCTTCCTCAGCCTCGTCGTGCCCATCGGGGTCCTCGCCTCGGCCGTGGGCATCGCCGCGTACCGCCACGACCTCGTGCGCGAGCTCGACACCCGGCGCGCCGAGTCCGCCGTCCTGCAGGCCGTCCAGCAGGAGCGGACCTCCGTCGCCCGCGACGTCCACGACTTCGTCGGGCGCGAGCTGACCCTGCTGACGGTCCGCTCCGAGGTGCTGTCGATGCGCTCGCGCGAGACGGCGTACGCGAAGGACTTCGAGGAGCTCGCCGACACCGCCCGCCGGGCCCACCTGGTGCTCAACGAGATCATCGTCCAGCGCGGGGAGCGGGCGGCCACCCCGGGCGTGGAAGGGCTGGAGGCGCTCGCGGAGGAGAGCGGGCGCGCGGGTTCGCCCGTACGGCTCGCCCTGGATCCGGACGTGCACGCCCTGTCGCCGCTGCGTCAGGCGGCGGTCTACCGGGTGGTGCAGGAATGCCTGACCAACGCCGCCAAGCACGCGCGCGGCGAGACCATCGAGGTGTCCATCGCGGCGGACGGGCCGCAGTTGCGGATCGCCGTCCGCAACGGGCTGGCGCAGCGCAATCCGACCAGGGCCCCCGTCTCGGCGGGCTCGGGCACGGCGAGCATGTGCGAGCGCGTGCGCAGCCTGGGCGGCACCCTGACGGCCACGCGCACGCAGGACGCGTACGAGGTCCTCGCGACCCTCCCGAAGGGCTGA
- a CDS encoding vitamin K epoxide reductase family protein, producing the protein MTTHRGTTAHRGPATPRGTALLLLIGGLVGTLASGVLTYDRIRTLEDPLFTPGCNVNAVLSCGDVMTTWQGNLLGFPNMLLGLAGFAALAGLGTALVAGALLPRWLWRGVWAGVAAGFAFTVWLISQCLYVIGALCPWCMVVWAVMIPLFWYVTRHLAPAGSRLRAIPHWLVPLAAYGVVAALILTRFGAQLL; encoded by the coding sequence ATGACCACCCACCGGGGAACGACCGCCCACCGGGGACCCGCCACCCCCCGGGGCACCGCACTGCTCCTGCTCATCGGCGGCCTCGTCGGCACCCTGGCCTCCGGCGTCCTGACCTACGACCGCATCCGCACCCTGGAGGACCCGCTCTTCACCCCGGGCTGCAACGTCAACGCGGTGCTGAGCTGCGGCGACGTGATGACCACCTGGCAGGGCAACCTGCTCGGCTTCCCCAACATGCTGCTCGGCCTCGCCGGCTTCGCGGCCCTCGCCGGGCTGGGCACGGCCCTGGTCGCCGGGGCGCTGCTCCCCCGGTGGCTATGGCGCGGAGTGTGGGCCGGGGTCGCGGCCGGGTTCGCCTTCACGGTGTGGCTGATCAGCCAGTGCCTGTACGTGATCGGGGCCCTGTGCCCGTGGTGCATGGTCGTCTGGGCGGTGATGATCCCGCTGTTCTGGTACGTCACCCGGCACCTGGCCCCGGCCGGCTCCCGGCTGCGGGCGATCCCGCACTGGCTGGTGCCGCTGGCCGCGTACGGCGTGGTCGCGGCGCTCATCCTGACGAGGTTCGGCGCACAGCTGCTGTGA
- a CDS encoding valine--tRNA ligase gives MTENTQTPSSPYSELPTSYAPADVEGKLYERWVERGYFEADEKSDKPPFAIVIPPPNVTGSLHLGHAFEHTLIDAITRRKRMQGYETLWQPGMDHAGIATQNVVERELAKEGKSRHDLGREAFVERVWQWKGESGGQISGQMRRLGDGVDWSRERFTMDEGLSEAVQTIFKKLYDDELIYRAERIINWCPRCLTAISDIEVEYQDDEGELVSIRYGEGDASIVVATTRAETMLGDTAVAVHPEDERYKHLVGTEIELPLTGRRIPVVADEHVDPEFGTGAVKVTPAHDPNDFEIGQRHGLPNLAVMDEHAVITVHGPFLGLDRLEARSAIVAALRAEGRIVAEKRPYTHSVGHCSRCKTTIEPRLSLQWWVKVGPLAKAAGDAVRDGQVKIHPQEMEKRYFDWVDNLHDWCISRQLWWGHRIPVWYGPNGEIVCVGPDEQPPSGEGWTQDTDVLDTWFSSGLWPFSTLGWPQQTDSLAKFYPNAVLVTGYDILFFWVARMMMFGLYAMDGTPPFHTIALHGMVRDERGKKMSKSFGNAVNPLDWMDKYGSDAVRFTLARGANPGVDVPIGEDWVQASSKFANKIWNATRFAMMNGATIEGDLPPVEEMSATDRWILSRLNETVAQADAFYEDYQFSKLSEALYHFAWDEVFDWYVELSKTTFFAGGEPAKASARVLGEVLDVMLRLLHPVVPFVTETLWTTLTGGESLVIADWPKDSGFRDAAAEAEIEGVQSLVREVRRFRKEQGLDDKQKVPARLDLSTTTLAAHEAAIRQVLRLQPEGDAFSATATLPVGGATVALDLSGTIDIPAERKRLSKDLAAAEKEKQQAEAKLGNEAFIAKAPDNVVDKIKGRLTKAEDDIVRLKAQLAALPAA, from the coding sequence GTGACCGAGAACACGCAGACACCCAGCAGCCCCTACTCCGAACTGCCGACTTCGTACGCGCCGGCCGATGTAGAGGGGAAGCTCTACGAGCGCTGGGTAGAGCGTGGGTACTTCGAGGCGGACGAGAAGAGCGACAAGCCTCCCTTCGCCATCGTCATCCCGCCGCCGAACGTCACCGGAAGCCTCCACCTGGGGCACGCCTTCGAGCACACGCTGATCGACGCCATCACCCGCCGCAAGCGCATGCAGGGCTACGAGACCCTGTGGCAGCCCGGCATGGACCACGCGGGCATCGCCACCCAGAACGTCGTCGAGCGCGAGCTCGCCAAGGAGGGCAAGTCCCGCCACGACCTGGGCCGCGAGGCCTTCGTCGAGCGCGTCTGGCAGTGGAAGGGCGAGTCCGGCGGCCAGATCTCCGGCCAGATGCGCCGTCTCGGCGACGGCGTCGACTGGTCGCGCGAGCGGTTCACCATGGACGAGGGCCTGTCCGAGGCCGTCCAGACCATCTTCAAGAAGCTCTACGACGACGAGCTGATCTACCGGGCCGAGCGCATCATCAACTGGTGCCCCCGCTGCCTCACCGCGATCTCCGACATCGAGGTCGAGTACCAGGACGACGAGGGCGAACTCGTCTCCATCCGGTACGGGGAGGGCGACGCCTCCATCGTCGTCGCGACGACCCGCGCCGAAACGATGCTGGGTGACACGGCGGTTGCCGTCCACCCCGAGGACGAGCGCTACAAGCACCTGGTCGGCACCGAGATCGAGCTGCCGCTCACCGGCCGCCGCATTCCGGTCGTCGCCGACGAGCACGTCGACCCCGAGTTCGGCACCGGCGCCGTCAAGGTGACCCCGGCGCACGACCCCAACGACTTCGAGATCGGTCAGCGCCACGGCCTGCCCAACCTCGCCGTCATGGACGAGCACGCCGTCATCACCGTCCACGGCCCCTTCCTGGGCCTGGACCGCCTGGAGGCCCGCTCCGCCATCGTCGCCGCGCTGCGCGCCGAGGGCCGGATCGTCGCCGAGAAGCGCCCGTACACGCACTCGGTCGGTCACTGCTCGCGCTGCAAGACCACCATCGAGCCGCGTCTCTCGCTCCAGTGGTGGGTCAAGGTCGGCCCGCTCGCCAAGGCCGCCGGTGACGCGGTCCGCGACGGCCAGGTCAAGATCCACCCACAGGAGATGGAGAAGCGCTACTTCGACTGGGTCGACAACCTCCACGACTGGTGCATCTCGCGCCAGCTCTGGTGGGGCCACCGCATCCCCGTCTGGTACGGCCCGAACGGCGAGATCGTCTGCGTCGGCCCCGACGAGCAGCCGCCGAGCGGCGAGGGCTGGACCCAGGACACGGACGTCCTGGACACCTGGTTCTCCTCCGGCCTGTGGCCGTTCTCCACGCTCGGCTGGCCGCAGCAGACCGACAGCCTGGCGAAGTTCTACCCGAACGCCGTCCTGGTCACCGGCTACGACATCCTCTTCTTCTGGGTCGCCCGGATGATGATGTTCGGCCTGTACGCGATGGACGGCACCCCGCCGTTCCACACCATCGCCCTGCACGGCATGGTCCGCGACGAGCGCGGCAAGAAGATGTCGAAGTCCTTCGGCAACGCGGTCAACCCGCTGGACTGGATGGACAAGTACGGCTCCGACGCGGTCCGCTTCACCCTGGCGCGCGGCGCCAACCCGGGTGTCGACGTCCCGATCGGCGAGGACTGGGTCCAGGCCTCCAGCAAGTTCGCCAACAAGATCTGGAACGCCACCCGCTTCGCGATGATGAACGGCGCCACGATCGAGGGCGACCTGCCCCCGGTCGAGGAGATGTCGGCGACCGACCGCTGGATCCTGTCCCGGCTGAACGAGACGGTCGCGCAGGCCGACGCCTTCTACGAGGACTACCAGTTCTCGAAGCTCAGCGAAGCGCTCTACCACTTCGCGTGGGACGAGGTCTTCGACTGGTACGTCGAGCTGTCGAAGACGACCTTCTTCGCGGGCGGCGAGCCGGCCAAGGCCTCCGCGCGCGTCCTCGGCGAGGTCCTCGACGTCATGCTGCGCCTGCTGCACCCGGTGGTCCCCTTCGTCACCGAGACCCTGTGGACCACGCTGACCGGCGGCGAGTCCCTCGTCATCGCCGACTGGCCGAAGGACAGTGGCTTCCGTGACGCGGCCGCCGAGGCCGAGATCGAGGGCGTCCAGAGCCTGGTCCGCGAGGTCCGCCGGTTCCGCAAGGAGCAGGGCCTCGACGACAAGCAGAAGGTCCCGGCCCGCCTGGACCTCTCCACCACGACGCTGGCCGCCCACGAGGCAGCCATCCGCCAGGTGCTGCGCCTCCAGCCGGAGGGCGACGCCTTCAGCGCCACCGCGACGCTGCCCGTCGGCGGTGCCACGGTCGCGCTCGACCTGTCGGGGACCATCGACATCCCGGCGGAGCGCAAGCGGCTGAGCAAGGACCTGGCCGCCGCCGAGAAGGAGAAGCAGCAGGCCGAGGCGAAGCTCGGGAACGAGGCGTTCATCGCCAAGGCCCCCGACAACGTCGTGGACAAGATCAAGGGCCGCCTGACCAAGGCCGAGGACGACATCGTCCGCCTGAAGGCCCAGCTGGCGGCGCTGCCCGCCGCCTGA